A genomic window from Lactobacillus sp. ESL0677 includes:
- a CDS encoding SIS domain-containing protein: MNLIQQYISETPKQLDKIVKGSKELFANVAKRDINKIIITGSGTSYHSGLQMQSLMRKRSGIEVLAFYPFMLTPDFFVGDNTRTLLIGISQGGSSFSTFNAMKTAKKAGCIVGTMAGETGAYIDQIADEVMTVNIGEEKAGAKTKGYYCTKLNLLLLADYIGLENGNLTKDQFDEDISNLNQTLEQFPHAYDRAYKWVEEHKEKLAKTDNLRVVGPSMLYGDVLESSLKVLETCRMPVTGYDFDEFIHGIYNAMNERASVVILDNGTEPRCQKMIEVLGDWTNNLYLVDTSDANNGNHFGYDVDVPKDFETFIYPMLMQVMASIVPTVMGFDPNTPKDPNFHMKLGSKKFNH, from the coding sequence ATGAATTTAATTCAGCAATATATTTCAGAAACACCAAAGCAATTGGACAAAATTGTTAAGGGTAGTAAGGAGCTTTTCGCTAATGTAGCAAAAAGAGATATTAATAAAATTATTATTACTGGTTCAGGTACCAGTTACCATTCAGGTTTGCAAATGCAATCTTTGATGAGAAAACGTTCCGGAATTGAAGTTCTCGCTTTTTATCCCTTTATGCTAACGCCTGACTTCTTTGTTGGCGACAACACACGCACATTGCTCATTGGTATTTCACAAGGTGGCAGCAGCTTTAGTACCTTTAACGCCATGAAGACTGCTAAAAAGGCTGGCTGCATTGTTGGCACAATGGCTGGCGAAACTGGTGCCTACATTGACCAAATTGCAGACGAAGTTATGACTGTTAATATTGGTGAAGAAAAAGCTGGAGCTAAGACCAAAGGTTATTATTGTACGAAATTAAATTTGCTACTGTTAGCTGACTACATTGGACTTGAAAACGGCAATTTAACTAAAGATCAATTTGACGAAGATATTAGCAATTTGAACCAAACGCTAGAGCAATTTCCTCATGCTTATGACCGTGCTTACAAGTGGGTTGAAGAACATAAAGAGAAGTTAGCAAAGACTGATAACTTACGTGTAGTTGGACCTTCTATGCTGTATGGGGATGTCTTAGAAAGCTCACTCAAAGTATTGGAAACTTGCCGGATGCCAGTTACCGGATATGACTTTGATGAGTTCATTCATGGTATTTATAACGCAATGAATGAAAGGGCTAGTGTTGTTATCTTAGATAATGGCACAGAGCCACGTTGTCAAAAGATGATTGAGGTCTTAGGCGACTGGACCAACAACTTATATTTGGTTGATACCTCTGATGCTAACAATGGTAATCACTTTGGTTATGACGTTGATGTTCCTAAGGACTTTGAAACCTTTATTTATCCAATGCTTATGCAAGTAATGGCATCAATCGTTCCAACTGTTATGGGCTTTGATCCCAATACTCCTAAAGACCCTAACTTCCACATGAAGCTGGGTAGTAAAAAATTTAACCACTAA
- a CDS encoding sugar porter family MFS transporter: MVQEKKKIPSSFIYFFGSFGGILFGYDIGVMTGALPFLQNDWNLTNASIVGWITSAVMFGAIFGGAAAGQLSDKFGRRKMILVSAIIFALFSILSMVAPHNGSMYLIIIRILLGLAVGAASALVPAYMSEMAPANARGSLSGLNQTMITSGMLLSYIMDFILKGVPTPWNWRLMLGLAAVPAIILFLGVVKLPESPRFLIKNGKEDEAREVLSYIRKSDKEIDDEILEIKSASAKENSASEKTTWGSLFSSKYRYLVIAGVGVAAFQQFQGANAIFYYIPLIVQKATGSAASSALMWPIIQGVILVTGSLVYIAIAEKFKRRSLLMLGGTIMGLSFLLPSVINSIAPHTNPMMIVVFLCIYVAFYSFTWAPLTWVLVGEIFPLAIRGRASGLASSLNWIGSWAVGLLFPMMTASMSQEMVFGIFGVICILGVLFVRFFVPETKGHTLEEIEEEGMNHGLKEAK, translated from the coding sequence GTGGTACAAGAAAAAAAGAAAATACCAAGTAGTTTTATTTACTTCTTTGGATCATTTGGCGGTATTTTGTTTGGCTATGATATTGGCGTTATGACAGGTGCTTTGCCATTCTTGCAAAATGATTGGAACTTAACTAATGCATCAATTGTTGGCTGGATTACTTCCGCTGTGATGTTTGGTGCTATTTTTGGTGGTGCTGCCGCCGGACAACTTTCCGATAAATTTGGTAGAAGAAAAATGATTCTAGTTTCAGCAATCATCTTTGCATTGTTTTCAATTTTATCGATGGTTGCACCACATAATGGTTCCATGTATTTAATTATTATTCGAATATTACTAGGACTTGCTGTAGGGGCAGCTTCGGCCTTAGTACCAGCGTACATGTCAGAGATGGCACCTGCTAATGCTCGTGGTAGTTTATCTGGATTGAATCAGACGATGATTACTTCAGGAATGCTGCTTTCTTATATTATGGACTTTATCTTGAAAGGTGTACCAACTCCGTGGAATTGGCGGCTGATGTTAGGGTTAGCAGCTGTACCAGCAATTATTCTATTTTTGGGTGTTGTCAAATTACCAGAATCACCACGGTTTTTAATTAAGAATGGTAAAGAAGACGAAGCTCGTGAAGTACTTTCATATATCAGAAAAAGTGACAAGGAAATTGATGACGAAATCCTTGAGATAAAGTCAGCTTCTGCAAAAGAAAATTCAGCATCAGAAAAGACCACATGGGGATCATTATTTAGCAGCAAATATCGCTATTTGGTTATCGCTGGTGTTGGTGTAGCAGCCTTTCAACAATTTCAAGGTGCGAATGCTATCTTTTATTACATTCCTTTAATCGTTCAAAAGGCTACTGGCAGTGCAGCTAGTTCAGCACTAATGTGGCCAATTATTCAAGGTGTCATTTTGGTTACAGGATCGCTTGTTTACATTGCGATTGCAGAAAAGTTTAAGCGTCGTTCATTATTAATGCTTGGCGGAACAATTATGGGTCTTTCATTTTTATTACCATCCGTAATTAATAGTATTGCGCCGCATACCAACCCAATGATGATTGTTGTGTTCCTATGTATCTATGTTGCATTTTATTCATTCACTTGGGCACCATTAACCTGGGTACTGGTAGGAGAAATTTTCCCACTTGCAATTAGAGGACGTGCTTCTGGATTAGCATCTTCATTAAACTGGATTGGTTCTTGGGCTGTTGGACTGCTATTTCCAATGATGACTGCTTCAATGTCACAAGAAATGGTCTTTGGAATTTTTGGTGTTATTTGTATCTTAGGGGTCTTATTTGTTCGCTTCTTTGTTCCTGAAACTAAGGGTCATACTTTAGAGGAAATTGAAGAAGAAGGAATGAATCATGGCTTAAAAGAAGCAAAGTAG
- a CDS encoding GntR family transcriptional regulator: protein MKSDYLAIKETLKKEITFGHFQVNQKLPTETELMHRFNKSRYAVRKALSELQDEHLIYKVQGSGMFIQDWNKKWQVNPESKTIGLICTHIADYIFPKIISQIDTEISTKEYSLLIANTHNHPKKERESLIKMLDSQIAGLIVEPSESAKPSPNLDIYKRVAKSKIPLLFINAEYPKLNFPSITNDDEAAETELIKYLLSMGHQRILGIFQVDDLQGVHRMNGFMKAYQETSSNLSNSSIIMYNSHDPFQTISKKIAFYLKDGQRPTAIACYNDSLALLVLDMLKKMQLKVPEDISLVGFDDFDSAAYLTPSLTTMNYERTSVGKEAGQGILKLIQGKKLNSIVHHPKLKVRASVAAPNEK, encoded by the coding sequence ATGAAAAGCGATTATCTCGCAATCAAAGAAACTCTAAAAAAAGAAATAACTTTTGGACATTTTCAAGTTAATCAAAAATTGCCAACAGAAACCGAACTAATGCACCGCTTCAATAAATCACGTTATGCTGTTCGTAAAGCATTATCTGAATTGCAAGATGAGCATTTAATCTACAAGGTTCAGGGTAGCGGCATGTTTATTCAGGACTGGAACAAAAAATGGCAAGTTAATCCCGAAAGTAAAACAATCGGATTAATTTGTACGCATATCGCAGACTATATTTTCCCCAAGATAATCTCACAGATTGACACTGAAATCAGTACAAAAGAATACTCACTTCTCATCGCTAATACACATAACCACCCAAAAAAAGAACGTGAAAGCTTAATTAAAATGCTTGATTCACAAATTGCGGGTTTAATTGTCGAACCAAGCGAAAGTGCTAAGCCTAGTCCTAATCTCGATATCTATAAACGAGTCGCTAAGAGTAAAATTCCACTACTATTTATTAACGCTGAATACCCTAAGTTAAACTTTCCATCAATCACAAATGATGATGAGGCAGCAGAAACAGAACTCATCAAATACCTACTTAGTATGGGGCACCAGCGAATACTAGGAATATTTCAGGTAGATGATCTTCAAGGTGTACACCGAATGAATGGCTTCATGAAAGCTTACCAAGAGACCAGCTCCAATCTCTCTAACAGCAGTATTATCATGTACAATTCTCATGATCCTTTTCAAACAATCAGTAAAAAAATAGCCTTTTACCTAAAAGATGGTCAAAGACCGACGGCAATCGCTTGCTACAATGACAGCTTGGCATTATTAGTCTTAGATATGCTTAAAAAAATGCAGTTGAAAGTCCCAGAGGATATTTCACTAGTTGGCTTTGATGATTTTGACTCAGCCGCATACTTAACTCCCAGTTTAACAACAATGAACTACGAACGAACCTCTGTTGGTAAAGAAGCTGGTCAGGGAATTTTGAAATTAATTCAGGGTAAAAAACTTAATTCCATTGTTCATCATCCCAAGTTAAAAGTAAGAGCTTCTGTTGCTGCACCTAACGAAAAATAA
- a CDS encoding PTS system mannose/fructose/sorbose family transporter subunit IID, producing the protein MNKKTLTKKDLHSIFWRAFALQGGFNYEKMQNIGYAYAMEPAIKRLYSSAKDRAAALKRHLALFNCTPAMTPTILGISCAMEEQYANNPDEINPDSINSVKASLMAPFSGIGDSILFGTFRVIAAGVGVSFSKQGNILGPILFFVLYNLPATLLRVFGLKYGYEWGVESLDKVQKNGVMDQIMQIVGIVGMMVVGGMVATMLPVTTPLKFAMSGATIKIQSILDKIIPEMLPLLATLLVFWLIRKKVSTSKLTISVLILGILLHVIGIL; encoded by the coding sequence TTGAATAAGAAAACTTTAACCAAAAAAGACCTCCACTCAATCTTTTGGCGTGCATTTGCACTACAAGGTGGTTTTAACTACGAAAAAATGCAAAATATTGGCTATGCTTATGCAATGGAACCTGCCATTAAACGCTTATATTCATCGGCTAAAGACCGAGCTGCTGCTTTAAAACGTCACTTAGCACTGTTTAATTGTACGCCAGCAATGACCCCAACAATTTTGGGTATTTCTTGTGCTATGGAAGAGCAATATGCCAATAATCCTGACGAAATCAATCCTGATTCAATCAACTCTGTTAAAGCATCCCTGATGGCACCATTTTCTGGAATTGGTGATTCAATTTTATTTGGTACCTTTAGAGTAATCGCAGCTGGTGTCGGCGTGTCATTCTCAAAGCAAGGAAATATTTTAGGCCCGATCCTATTCTTCGTACTTTATAACTTACCAGCAACTTTACTTAGAGTATTCGGCCTCAAGTATGGCTATGAGTGGGGTGTAGAGTCACTCGACAAAGTGCAAAAAAATGGTGTTATGGATCAAATCATGCAAATTGTTGGAATAGTCGGCATGATGGTCGTAGGTGGCATGGTCGCAACTATGCTGCCAGTAACTACACCTCTTAAATTTGCAATGAGTGGTGCAACAATTAAAATTCAATCAATATTAGACAAAATTATTCCTGAAATGCTACCGCTGTTAGCTACTTTGTTAGTATTTTGGCTAATCAGAAAGAAAGTAAGTACGTCAAAATTAACAATTAGCGTTTTGATTTTAGGTATTTTATTACACGTTATTGGGATTTTATAA
- a CDS encoding GW dipeptide domain-containing protein encodes MNMWKVLLLLSSLMMCTSIKVQAATNATPVIQSARNYNCRQVSSAKYQLWSQPPDTNENNEAKPLTKTKKLKHKLVQLDKVAVVNGTKYFEISRRGHNYGWLNK; translated from the coding sequence ATGAATATGTGGAAAGTCTTGCTATTATTGAGTTCACTAATGATGTGTACTAGTATCAAAGTCCAGGCAGCTACTAATGCAACACCAGTTATTCAATCTGCTCGTAATTATAATTGTCGTCAGGTAAGCTCTGCTAAATATCAACTATGGTCACAACCACCAGATACAAATGAAAATAATGAAGCAAAGCCTTTAACTAAAACGAAAAAGTTAAAACACAAGCTTGTGCAATTGGATAAAGTAGCTGTAGTCAACGGAACAAAATATTTTGAAATTAGCCGGCGTGGTCATAATTATGGTTGGCTTAATAAATAG
- a CDS encoding PTS sugar transporter subunit IIC, whose amino-acid sequence MIQALLIGLIAGIGMLDERVLGATLFCRPIVLSLFVGLALGDLKQGIIIGAQLELVWMGIAGIGASTPPDYVTGGVIGTAMAIISHHGIGIALTIAVPVAVLAANLGTLVRVGNLWFSHKAEKYAETANFRGVNMMLLLPTILFFFSAFIPAFLAMLVGSSTINVIINAIPKVILDGLTIAGNLLPAVGFGLLLDMLFSKKLFVFFFIGFFLCAYLKLDITGIAILAICLAIVITIFGKNNNDSSDQKDETKTEDNLTEGDIDFE is encoded by the coding sequence ATGATACAAGCTTTATTAATCGGCTTAATTGCCGGTATCGGTATGCTTGATGAACGTGTACTGGGTGCGACTTTATTTTGCAGACCTATCGTTTTAAGCCTTTTTGTAGGTTTAGCATTGGGCGATTTAAAACAAGGAATTATTATTGGTGCGCAACTTGAGTTAGTTTGGATGGGAATTGCTGGTATTGGCGCTTCAACTCCTCCAGACTACGTTACTGGTGGTGTCATTGGTACAGCAATGGCAATTATTTCACACCATGGTATTGGGATTGCTTTAACGATTGCAGTTCCTGTTGCAGTTTTAGCTGCTAACCTCGGTACCTTAGTTCGTGTTGGTAACCTATGGTTTTCTCATAAAGCAGAAAAATATGCGGAAACGGCTAATTTTAGAGGGGTAAACATGATGTTGCTTTTGCCAACGATCTTATTCTTCTTTAGTGCTTTTATCCCTGCTTTTTTAGCAATGCTTGTGGGTTCTTCAACAATTAATGTAATCATTAATGCTATTCCTAAAGTGATTTTAGACGGCTTAACCATTGCTGGTAATCTCTTACCAGCCGTTGGTTTTGGGTTATTACTTGATATGCTATTTTCGAAAAAGCTGTTTGTATTCTTCTTCATTGGTTTCTTTCTCTGCGCTTATCTGAAATTAGACATTACTGGTATTGCAATTCTCGCAATTTGTTTAGCTATTGTAATAACTATCTTTGGTAAGAATAATAATGATTCTTCTGACCAAAAAGATGAAACAAAGACAGAAGATAATTTAACGGAAGGGGATATTGATTTTGAATAA
- a CDS encoding PTS mannose transporter subunit IIA — protein sequence MKDIILATHGNLAFEFKKTAELIVGHIDNIQCFGMTKDKSAAKGQKELENLIKNTDEDNLIILTDLYGGSSNNICTELLLKGHHFQLLSGLNLPLLLTFLTIDSSNMTSKELVKQLKEAGVAGIIDVSEKIERGVASDD from the coding sequence GTGAAAGATATTATTTTAGCTACTCATGGCAATTTGGCCTTTGAGTTTAAGAAGACAGCCGAATTAATCGTTGGTCATATTGATAACATTCAATGCTTCGGAATGACTAAAGATAAATCTGCTGCAAAAGGGCAAAAAGAGTTAGAAAATCTAATCAAAAATACTGACGAAGATAATCTAATTATCTTAACTGACCTATATGGTGGCAGTTCCAACAATATTTGTACTGAATTGTTACTTAAAGGTCACCACTTCCAACTACTTTCAGGTCTTAACTTACCGTTATTGCTTACATTTTTAACGATTGATTCTTCAAACATGACATCAAAAGAATTGGTTAAGCAATTAAAGGAAGCAGGAGTTGCCGGTATTATCGACGTTAGCGAAAAGATTGAAAGAGGTGTGGCTAGCGATGATTAA
- a CDS encoding sigma 54-interacting transcriptional regulator: protein MKNQDKEILKLVSQQTKVYLKNYATKEAPTTEFVANKLNVERSVVSKRLNELYKNRQLSKVNTRPVIYLQLKEGTQNNKTYTSVKDLKAGQQKSIWSQIIGYNGSLKEAIERLKAALMYPPNGLPVIIFGESGTGKTFIINKLFKYAKQRKLFNDDAQLIVINCAQYANNPELLSSLLFGYTKGAFTGADIDSSGALQSANNGILFLDEVHRLSAEGQEKLFTYLDTGYFSPVGNNAKKLKSKTRLFFATTEKESDFLQTFLRRIPIKITLPSLDQRGTYEKRVLTYALLIGQAKRINCNIKISKQCLSLIYHSHFHANVGELKNLLQNIVAQKYAKATQKQEIEIKIGDLPGVILEQMSKDTYPLSQGEEKCIFHATDTIQELFHYDNKGYISKIEASWQCLLSLQNDQIADRTSYYKIVEKETHEILYSTYSTDRSLITDYTNVLTNIFNVIQIDSLSLKNSSVYDFAVYIYYLMRNEFDHDYTANKDVAKIEQLFATELQLINKMAPLIEMRFEIKLRKCDYLWLAILSSNDNFTVSSKIPAIVVAHGYATASSMADTCNHFLQSAVFTAIDLKPDVSRAEMIANLKDLIKRINPQDGLVILMDMGALDSIIEPIRNDCNCTLLVINNVSMAVILEIGNKLLQQKGLHAIQHDLPRDTIKSKLCVPRVAAAATIITTCMTGVGSAQRIKTMLTQSFTNLINVQVEAFDFKELVNYRDLNLFLNKNVIAIVGIDNPDVPGVPYFGLEEIISGTKIEGLKRILEPFSTTKKIELWENRLIENFSLNRIIDTLTIISPDKVMKVISKYLTGVQKDLNMKIPNKVAISLYVHIANMVERIIRGNEIEAYEGDNKNIVKDSCFSVLKKHNSVLENEFLIKITDPETAYIRDILLLS, encoded by the coding sequence ATGAAGAATCAAGATAAAGAAATTTTGAAATTAGTTAGTCAACAAACTAAGGTTTATTTAAAGAACTATGCTACCAAAGAAGCACCAACAACTGAATTTGTTGCAAATAAGCTTAATGTAGAACGTTCAGTTGTTAGTAAAAGGCTAAATGAGCTCTATAAGAACAGGCAATTAAGTAAGGTAAATACAAGACCGGTCATTTATTTGCAGCTTAAAGAGGGAACTCAAAACAATAAAACCTACACAAGTGTCAAAGACTTAAAAGCTGGCCAACAAAAATCAATTTGGAGTCAAATCATTGGCTACAATGGTAGCTTGAAAGAGGCAATAGAACGGCTTAAAGCTGCTTTAATGTATCCACCAAATGGACTACCTGTCATTATTTTTGGCGAGTCTGGAACTGGTAAAACATTTATCATTAACAAATTATTCAAATATGCGAAGCAACGTAAACTTTTTAATGATGATGCGCAGTTGATTGTAATAAATTGCGCTCAATATGCGAATAATCCTGAATTGTTATCTAGTCTGCTTTTCGGCTACACTAAAGGAGCTTTTACTGGGGCAGATATTGATAGTAGTGGTGCTCTTCAGTCGGCAAATAATGGCATTCTATTTTTAGATGAAGTTCATCGATTGAGCGCCGAAGGCCAAGAAAAGCTTTTTACCTACTTAGATACAGGGTACTTTTCTCCAGTTGGTAATAATGCTAAAAAATTAAAAAGCAAAACTAGATTGTTTTTTGCAACAACAGAAAAGGAATCTGATTTTTTGCAAACCTTTTTGCGTAGAATACCAATCAAAATCACATTACCATCCTTAGACCAGCGGGGAACGTATGAAAAAAGAGTTTTAACTTACGCTTTACTGATAGGACAAGCTAAACGTATTAATTGTAATATCAAGATTTCTAAGCAATGCCTTAGCTTAATTTATCATAGTCATTTTCATGCCAATGTCGGTGAATTAAAGAATTTATTACAAAACATTGTTGCTCAAAAATATGCAAAAGCTACACAAAAGCAAGAAATAGAAATAAAGATCGGTGATTTGCCGGGTGTAATTCTAGAACAAATGTCTAAGGATACTTACCCTTTAAGCCAAGGCGAAGAAAAGTGTATTTTTCATGCAACTGATACTATTCAAGAGCTATTTCATTATGATAATAAAGGGTATATTTCAAAAATCGAAGCTTCTTGGCAATGTTTATTAAGCTTACAAAACGATCAAATAGCTGACAGGACAAGCTACTACAAAATCGTAGAAAAAGAAACACATGAGATTTTGTATTCAACTTACAGCACAGATCGCTCATTAATTACTGATTACACCAATGTATTAACGAATATTTTTAATGTTATTCAAATTGATTCACTAAGCCTTAAAAACTCATCTGTGTATGATTTTGCTGTCTATATTTACTACTTAATGAGAAATGAGTTCGATCATGACTACACCGCTAACAAAGATGTCGCTAAAATTGAACAACTTTTTGCAACAGAACTGCAATTAATTAATAAAATGGCTCCATTAATTGAAATGCGTTTTGAAATAAAATTGCGAAAATGCGATTATTTGTGGCTAGCTATTTTGAGTTCGAATGATAATTTTACAGTTTCATCTAAAATACCAGCAATTGTAGTAGCGCATGGCTATGCTACAGCAAGTAGTATGGCAGATACCTGTAATCATTTTTTGCAAAGTGCAGTTTTTACAGCAATTGATTTAAAGCCTGATGTTTCTCGTGCTGAAATGATTGCAAATTTGAAGGATTTAATTAAAAGAATTAATCCTCAAGATGGCTTAGTAATATTAATGGACATGGGCGCACTAGATTCAATTATTGAGCCAATTAGAAACGATTGTAATTGTACCTTACTAGTAATCAATAACGTTAGCATGGCTGTAATTTTAGAAATTGGAAATAAGCTATTGCAACAAAAGGGATTACATGCGATCCAACATGATTTACCTAGAGATACTATTAAAAGCAAACTTTGTGTTCCCAGAGTTGCTGCAGCTGCCACAATTATTACCACTTGCATGACTGGCGTCGGTAGTGCACAAAGAATTAAGACAATGTTAACGCAAAGTTTTACTAATCTGATAAATGTTCAAGTAGAAGCCTTTGACTTTAAAGAATTAGTAAATTATCGCGACTTAAATTTGTTTTTAAATAAAAATGTGATTGCAATTGTAGGCATTGATAATCCTGATGTTCCTGGAGTGCCATATTTTGGTTTAGAAGAAATTATTTCTGGCACTAAAATAGAGGGCTTAAAGCGAATTCTAGAGCCATTTTCAACTACTAAAAAAATTGAATTATGGGAAAACCGGCTAATTGAGAACTTTTCTCTAAACAGAATAATAGATACCTTAACTATTATTTCTCCGGACAAGGTAATGAAAGTCATCAGTAAATATTTAACTGGCGTTCAAAAGGACTTAAATATGAAAATTCCCAATAAGGTCGCTATCTCATTGTATGTTCATATTGCAAATATGGTTGAAAGAATTATCCGTGGTAATGAAATTGAAGCTTACGAGGGAGACAACAAGAACATTGTTAAAGATAGCTGCTTTAGTGTGCTAAAAAAGCATAATAGTGTGCTGGAAAATGAATTTTTAATTAAAATCACCGACCCGGAAACTGCATACATAAGAGACATTCTTCTATTGAGTTAA
- a CDS encoding PTS sugar transporter subunit IIB, which yields MIKLVRVDERLLHGQVAIGWTSNSGANTILVANDEAQQDKVKAMALDLAKPAGVKLYIRNVAESGEIVNKFASAKKAQVLVLVRNIQDALKLIKGSNGTITNLNVGGVKFEDGKKKLNDFVAVSDQDIVDLKEIQKMGVELDFRMLPRDKKLSLSDLLGSDK from the coding sequence ATGATTAAGTTAGTTCGTGTTGACGAGAGATTATTACATGGTCAGGTTGCGATAGGTTGGACTTCCAATTCAGGTGCAAACACAATTCTAGTAGCCAATGATGAGGCTCAACAAGATAAGGTTAAAGCAATGGCATTAGATTTAGCTAAGCCTGCTGGTGTTAAGCTTTACATTCGAAACGTGGCTGAATCAGGCGAAATTGTTAATAAATTTGCTTCTGCAAAGAAAGCACAAGTATTAGTTTTAGTGCGTAATATTCAAGACGCCCTGAAGCTCATTAAAGGTTCAAATGGCACTATTACAAACTTAAATGTTGGTGGCGTTAAATTTGAAGATGGCAAGAAAAAGTTGAATGACTTTGTTGCTGTTTCGGATCAAGACATTGTAGACCTGAAAGAAATTCAAAAGATGGGAGTTGAACTTGATTTTAGGATGTTACCTAGAGATAAGAAACTAAGTCTTTCTGATTTATTGGGGAGTGATAAATAA
- a CDS encoding C39 family peptidase, which produces MNTFSPTHLYPLYAPNACETASLKMALSVKGIALKTSLKTIIKNMPKSSSPKTGFNGNPYKESPNNVVWTIYPKPLTDYAKKYDDNAANISGTSKKTLINEVKHGNAVITAGSWHYQNGRPYHVLALVGYKKGQFLIADPYMKKSWPNKSFWVTTQQFMRIFTSKSRHARAVVIR; this is translated from the coding sequence ATAAATACGTTCTCCCCTACACATCTATATCCACTTTATGCGCCTAATGCCTGTGAAACTGCAAGTCTTAAAATGGCTTTGTCGGTTAAAGGAATTGCGCTGAAAACTAGTTTAAAGACGATCATTAAGAATATGCCTAAAAGTTCAAGCCCAAAAACAGGTTTTAATGGAAATCCCTATAAGGAAAGCCCCAATAATGTTGTTTGGACAATTTATCCTAAGCCTTTGACTGATTATGCTAAAAAATACGACGATAATGCTGCAAATATTTCAGGCACTTCAAAGAAAACGTTAATTAACGAGGTCAAACATGGGAATGCAGTAATAACTGCAGGTTCATGGCATTATCAAAATGGGCGACCATACCATGTACTTGCTCTTGTTGGCTACAAAAAAGGTCAATTTTTGATAGCTGATCCGTATATGAAAAAGTCTTGGCCAAATAAGTCATTTTGGGTAACGACTCAGCAGTTTATGCGTATTTTTACCAGTAAAAGCAGACATGCAAGAGCTGTGGTAATTCGCTAA